The DNA window AATGTAAATGATAACCTTTAACTTCAGGAGAAGTCCAAGATCTTGGTATTGTTAACTTTTTACTATGGAAAACATCAAACTGTataaaagtaaagagaataaTATAATAAGCCCTTGTTATGGAACATCACTCAGCTTCAGAAATAATCAATTCACAGCCAatcctcttttatttctattctcaCCCACTGCCACCTCACTgcattatttttatcataaatttataaatacctcagtatgtatctctaaaaaagaatctttttttaaagctgtaataCTATTTTCACACTTGTAACTGTACCAGTAATTCCTGTCTACCAAATAGCAGGTCAGTATTCACATTTCCCatcttactttttgtttcttcaaattaGGATCCCAGGAAGGCCCAGCTGCTTCAACTGATAGATCTCCTCGATCTCTTGTTATGTACAGATTCTGCTtccatctcttttttccccttgtaatCCATTTATTGAGGAAACCAGGTCATTGGTCTTATAGAGTTTCTTTGAGTCTAGGTTTTACTGGTGGCatctcctcatttaaaaaaataagctttataatttttaaagagatttatttattagagagtgagagagtgcgggggagaggcagaaggaaagtaTCTCAGAGAGACTCCTTTCTCTGTGTGGAGCCTGGCAAtacaggactctaagatcatgacctgagccaaaatcaagagttggatgctcaaccctctgaaccaccctggtgcccctaaactttatttttttgtagcagttttagatttacagaaaaagttgtgaagatagtacagagttcccatatagtCTACCCAGTTTccctattattaatatattagcatggtacatttgttataataatGGACCAATatcaatacattattattaatcaaAGTCTATACTTCAGTcacatttccttagtttttatctAATGTCTTTTTTCTGATCCACGATCctatccaggataccacattattACATTCAGTATTCAGGAATCCTAAAGGTCCCATTtgttgtgacagtttctcagactctCCTCATTTTCAGCGACCTTAACAATTTTGAGGTGTGCTGCTCAGGTGTTTTATAGAATGTCCCTCCTATGGGGTTTAATGCTTTCTTCAAAATTAGATCAGGATATGTCATTTTGGGAAGAACAGAGCTCACATTAAGAACTGTATCCATAACATGGTATCAGTACATACCatcaacatgacttatcactgttGATATTGACCTTGAGTCACCTGGCTAAAGtatgtttgtcaggtttctcctcAAAATTACAAATCattcccaccaccccctcccctttccaTAGTGTCCTCtctggaaggaagtcactattcACAGCCCACACTTAAGGAGTGATCAGTTGTGCTCCAcctcctggaggacagagtatctatataaattatttcaaattctgtGGGAGATAACCCTTCCCACTCATTTTTTACTTATGCATTACTTTCTtcagtaagctctacacccaacctaGGGCTtaaacccacgaccctgagatcaagggtcaaatgctctaccgactgagccagccaagtgcccctacTTATGCATTAGCTATATCAGAATGGACCCACAGAtccttattttatactttgggttataatccaatacttctttattttactgCTCCAATTGTTTCAGCTTTGGCCACTGTGAGCTCTTTCAGTTAACTCGTGGGTCCCCATCCCTTTGACAAATTCCTATCAATatggattttttctcttttcattaaaaataaaagatatctcACAAGATGCTCTAGGTTTATCATGTATTCCTCAGGTGTATTTCTTGTCCCAGTGCTTGAATCGGCCATTTCTCCAAGGGGTCTTGGTTCCTTTATTAGAAAATGGTATTGGAAATCAAGCTCTGGACACTGGGTATGCCTTTTGCCACTGAGTTAACCCTGCTTCGAGACCCTCCCCCCCAGCTGACAGAGTGAGGAAATTTGTGCATACAAATCTTTGTATATGCACATATCTATAACTATTTCTGTATGTAACCATCTGTATCTAAGTTAAGCTCAGCACAATTTCATACTGATGTCTCCAGCTCTAATCCACTACCTCGTGGATCATTTTAGCTTCttcctgatatttaaaaaaagtttttttttttatatcttataaaATGGTAGTTAGATCCAGATTCAAATTCAATTTTTTGGCAAGATCATTTCATACTAGGTAGTGTGTTCTTCCATCATGAAGTATACAGTATCTGATTTTCTTTTGGTGACATTAATAATCATTGATGATGATGCCTTACGATCTgttcaagtttaaaaaatactaaaatcatgattggctctgtttttttctttaactataaTACCCTACATTATAAtcctatattatattataattatataattataattataaaggtATTATAATACCTTTCTTTGATTAACTATAATACCCCtactcctgctgagcaaggagcctgatgcagggctggatcccaggatcctgggaccatgacccaagttgaaggcagacacttaaccaattgagccacccaggcgccccttctgttttttgtttgtttgtttgttttttatttttagtattgaagtatagttgacataagacattatgttagtttcaggtgtaccacagtgatttgacaagtctgtaCACTCAGTGCTCTGTACActcactcagtgctcaccacgGTCAGTGTGGTCACCGTCTGTCATCATCCAACGTCATTACACTATCACTGcctctattccctatgctgtacttctcaccttcatgatttattttataatcgGAGGTTTGTGCCTTTTAATCCTTGTCACCCgtttcacccatccacccacgCCTTCCTCATTATTTTTCAGATGAATTCCTTCTTCAGCATCTTCTGAGGATACCATTGAGTTATTTTGGGTTTTGAGTACCATTATGAACTTGGAGTATCTCTCAAGGGACACAGCATTGCTCCGTGATCTACCTCCAGCCTTTACTTCTGGATACTCTGCCTCAGGAAGGTGGAGTTGGGAGAAGCTGGTCTCCCCCCACAAGAGGCAGaaagcagggcagaggcagagagccaTTTGGAAATGGATGGCAagactggggaggagggagaatctTTGGAGAGTTCCATGTTCATTCATACTGAAAGAGCTCTGGTTTCCAAAGTCATTAATCCTTATATAGCTGTTGCCTTGGTTTCACAGAATTTTCCACCTTGCCTTAGAACTAGCTGAATCCATCTTTAAAAGCCTCCTCCtagaaccaggaaagaaaaacagcctgAAGGCCTGGGAAGAGCATGTCTCTCCCATGTAGGAGAGAAAGCAGGTCACCTTTGGAATGTTAGGGGTAACTGTTAGGGCACTGATTGCTTATTAGTTAcctgaaacaaagttaaaaacCACCACCAGGGATTCTGATCCAGTTGGTCTGGGGTGGACCGTGCAATTGGCAGTTTTTGTGAGTTTTCTGCAAGTGTTCAACGGGGGCCATTTCCAAGCCCCCCAGAACTCTAACAGGCCAATGAATTTGTGCCATGTTTACAGTGTCATCACTTTGATCCAGCTGCCTGATGTTGGCTGCATTCCAGATCTTTAATAGAAGACATATCACTCTGCCCCTACCCTTGCTCCAAGGATGGTTACAATAAATTTGTGCTGGGCTCTGCTCCAAGCACCTTAAAcatttcactacctctgtatcatCTTCACTTAAGAGATGAGCGCTAGGGATCTGAGAGAGTTAAATGACTCGCTAAGGTCACAAGCCTGTGTCTGGACAGGTTCGTGGGCTCTTTCCTATCACATGCTATCTCTTACAGGCTAGGACTTTAAGCGCAGGCCCTCTTAAGGAGCTGCACCTTCCCTTCCTTTGCGTAATAAATAGTGACTCTTGGTGTAGGGGCTGTCTGCATGGGACCTAGATTGGGGTGAGGGATTCCGAATGCCTGTTCCTCAGCATCCGGTACTAGTAGCCTCCACTCCACCTTCCTTCACAGATCGGGGGTCTGGTGTGTATGAGCAAGGTCCGGAAGGCCTTAGGCACTTCCACTTCTGATCCTCCCCACGAGCACAGCTCACACCCACAGCTTTCCACACTTACCCTTCCCCTGAAAATCGCATCAGTCCTATCCTATGCTACCTGTCCTATTCGCTGCCTATCGCCACCCCCAATTTCTCTCTAGAAAACACTTATTGACCACCCCTGTCCTATGATACTCCCAAATCAAAAAATGCCCCCATGCACCAGGGCCATAAACTCTGACCTCACCCTACCTAGCACAACTTTTCCCCGACATTCAACCAGCCACTGGGTCCCGCGCCCCCCACTCCGCCCCGCAGGGCAGCTGTTAAACCTGTCGCTCCTTTCCATCGCCACTGCCCAAGGACAGGCCAGGTCTCCGAAGCCGGCTCGGCCTCAGTCCTTCCTATACCCGGCTCCTGCCCCGGGCTCCGTGTGCCACCGGAACCAAACCAGCTGCGGCTCCCTGACGCTCCCGCGCTGCCTCCAGCCGCAGGCCTCGGCCCCAGGGAGAGCCTGCCCCGGTAGCCCGCCCCGCCACCCGCCGGCTGCCGGAGCCCCGCAGGCCGGGCTCTGTGACGGAAGCATGACTTCCCCGCCTCGCTCGGCGCCCGGATCTCGGGCCACGCCGCcttcgccccgccccgcccggggcCCAACCCGGACGAGGCTTTCAGTTCCCCCGAGTCCCGCGGCCGTCGCTGGCTCCCCGGGCCTGCAAGCCCCGCCCCGATTGGCTGGCACCGGGTCCGCCTAGCCCCTTGGGCCCTCGGGACGGCGACGGGGACAGGCGTGGGGCCATGGCCGGGATCCGCaagctggagctggaggaggccCTGACGCTGGGGTCTGGCTGGCGCCACGCGTGCCACGCGCTGTTATACGCGCCGGACCCAGGGATGCTTTTCGGTCGCATCCCGCTCCGTTACGCGGTCCTGGTGAGAAGGGGCGCCCCGCCTTCCCCCCGCCCCTACCCCTACCccgcccccctcctcctcctcccccgggGACGCCGGCCGGGCGCCCGGGCGACCCCGCTGTCCCCTCCCGCAGATGCAGATGCGCTTTGATGGGCGCCTCGGCTTCCCCGGCGGCTTCGTCAACATGCAGGACGGCGGTCTGGAGGCCGGGCTGAATCGCGAGCTGACCGAGGAGCTGGGCGAGGCCGTGGCGGACTTCCGCGTGGAGCGTGCAGACTACCGCAGCTCGCACGCGGGTCCGGGGGCGCGCATCGTGGCCCACTTCTACGCCAAGCGCC is part of the Mustela nigripes isolate SB6536 chromosome 2, MUSNIG.SB6536, whole genome shotgun sequence genome and encodes:
- the NUDT16 gene encoding U8 snoRNA-decapping enzyme; this translates as MAGIRKLELEEALTLGSGWRHACHALLYAPDPGMLFGRIPLRYAVLMQMRFDGRLGFPGGFVNMQDGGLEAGLNRELTEELGEAVADFRVERADYRSSHAGPGARIVAHFYAKRLTLQQLVAVEMGAPRAKDHGLEVLGLVRVPLYTLRDGVGGLPAFLENTFIGTAKEQLLEALQDLELVEPGSLTARKISLPR